One genomic region from Nitrospirota bacterium encodes:
- a CDS encoding Do family serine endopeptidase codes for MGSAFFMGLVAVAGIAFQHVTTADAAGVPPAFAQGFSEIVKRVTPAVVNIAVTGGGEGRREGRRPLPPGPFGGPPGEEPPGAEPPGPPPFPPGPRHPDQSAGSGVILDPNGYIVTNNHVVENASQITVTLSDRREFTAKVVGSDPKTDLAVIKIDAKDLPYLKWADYEKLQVGDIVLAIGSPFGLSSSVTLGIISALGRGNVGIADYEDFIQTDAAINPGNSGGALVNMNGELIGINTAIFSRTGGSEGIGFAIPSSIAVDIVDSLVKTGKVVRGWMGVAIQEITPALAKSFKIPDQRKGVLISDVNENGPSAAAGIKRGDVVIAFNGKEVQSVSQLRNMVARTVVGKDAEVKILRDGKEQTIKVKVAERPSDEVLARREPPPPPTETVKPPDNVLAAIRVQPLDPAMMSQLNLPAKTTGVVINQVEAGSPAEAAGLQRGDVIQEINHEVIKSMEDYQKASAKIKKEEMVVLLLSRQGNNLFVAVNPK; via the coding sequence GTGGGCTCAGCTTTTTTCATGGGCTTGGTAGCTGTGGCTGGGATCGCCTTTCAGCACGTCACCACGGCTGACGCGGCAGGTGTGCCGCCGGCGTTTGCTCAAGGGTTCTCGGAAATCGTGAAGCGGGTGACTCCGGCGGTGGTCAACATCGCCGTGACCGGCGGCGGGGAGGGGCGCCGCGAAGGCCGACGCCCGTTGCCGCCCGGTCCGTTCGGAGGACCCCCGGGAGAAGAGCCTCCGGGAGCCGAGCCGCCCGGCCCTCCGCCGTTTCCTCCCGGTCCCCGTCATCCGGACCAGAGCGCAGGCTCCGGTGTCATTTTGGACCCGAACGGCTACATCGTGACCAACAATCATGTGGTCGAGAACGCTTCCCAGATCACGGTGACCTTGAGCGACCGGCGGGAATTCACGGCGAAAGTCGTCGGGTCCGATCCCAAGACCGATCTGGCGGTGATCAAGATCGACGCGAAGGATCTCCCTTACCTGAAGTGGGCGGACTACGAGAAATTGCAGGTCGGCGACATCGTCCTGGCGATAGGCAGCCCGTTCGGGCTGAGCTCGAGCGTCACGCTGGGCATTATCAGCGCGCTCGGTCGCGGCAATGTCGGGATCGCGGATTATGAGGACTTCATCCAGACCGATGCGGCGATCAATCCCGGCAACTCGGGCGGCGCGCTGGTGAACATGAATGGCGAGTTGATCGGCATCAACACCGCGATCTTCTCGCGGACGGGCGGATCGGAGGGCATTGGGTTCGCCATTCCCAGCAGCATCGCCGTCGATATCGTCGACAGCCTGGTGAAGACCGGCAAAGTCGTGCGTGGGTGGATGGGGGTGGCCATTCAGGAGATCACGCCGGCGTTGGCCAAGTCGTTCAAGATTCCGGATCAGCGGAAGGGCGTGCTGATCAGCGACGTGAACGAAAACGGACCGTCCGCCGCGGCGGGGATCAAGCGCGGAGACGTGGTCATTGCGTTCAACGGCAAAGAAGTGCAGAGCGTGAGCCAACTGCGCAACATGGTCGCGCGCACGGTCGTGGGGAAAGATGCGGAGGTCAAGATTCTTCGCGACGGCAAGGAACAGACGATCAAGGTCAAGGTCGCCGAGCGGCCGTCCGACGAGGTGCTGGCTCGGAGAGAACCCCCTCCGCCTCCAACCGAAACCGTGAAACCGCCGGACAACGTGTTGGCCGCCATCCGGGTCCAGCCGCTCGATCCGGCGATGATGAGCCAGTTGAACCTGCCGGCCAAAACGACGGGCGTCGTGATCAACCAGGTCGAAGCCGGAAGTCCGGCCGAAGCGGCCGGCCTGCAGCGGGGAGACGTCATTCAGGAGATCAACCATGAGGTCATCAAGAGCATGGAGGATTACCAGAAGGCGTCGGCCAAGATTAAGAAAGAGGAAATGGTCGTGCTGCTGCTCAGCCGGCAGGGGAACAACCTGTTCGTGGCGGTAAATCCGAAGTAA
- the tatC gene encoding twin-arginine translocase subunit TatC: protein MADGLKKFEKWLHDSVFKPLEDKKMPVMEHLVELQVRLTRAVIATGIVFVVTFFYADTLVQWLRVPLQNMFVPGSLTWVPTDLPTVPFVFLAPAEALWQNVKVAGLFAVVLATPYILWEIWQFVVPGLHVHERRFVGPFVLLSTAAFYAGVLFSFFFVLPFALNFLISYGVNAGFIPQLSIAQYVGFALWFLMVFGVIFEVPLAITLMAKLGWVDAPFLKRYRKWAFLGAFLVAAILTPTPDPFNQCIMALPMYFFYEVGIVSAGVFGKKRPAQEAQTVTSVATTGTKPVAPMPKPAMAAEGEYVGVPTAGHRR, encoded by the coding sequence ATGGCTGACGGCCTGAAAAAGTTCGAAAAGTGGCTGCACGACTCTGTCTTCAAGCCGCTCGAAGACAAGAAGATGCCGGTCATGGAGCACCTGGTCGAGCTCCAGGTCCGGCTGACCCGGGCGGTTATCGCCACGGGAATCGTCTTCGTCGTCACGTTCTTCTATGCCGACACCCTCGTGCAGTGGCTGCGGGTCCCGCTCCAGAACATGTTCGTGCCGGGGTCCCTGACCTGGGTCCCGACCGATCTTCCGACCGTGCCCTTTGTGTTCCTCGCTCCCGCCGAAGCACTGTGGCAGAACGTCAAGGTCGCCGGTCTCTTCGCGGTCGTCCTGGCCACGCCCTATATTCTCTGGGAAATCTGGCAGTTCGTCGTGCCGGGGTTGCATGTCCATGAGCGACGATTCGTCGGGCCGTTCGTGCTGCTCAGTACCGCCGCGTTCTACGCCGGCGTGCTGTTCTCTTTTTTCTTTGTCCTGCCGTTCGCGCTGAACTTTCTGATTTCCTACGGCGTCAATGCGGGGTTCATTCCGCAACTCTCGATCGCGCAGTATGTGGGATTCGCCCTGTGGTTCCTGATGGTCTTCGGGGTGATTTTCGAAGTCCCGTTGGCCATCACGCTGATGGCGAAGCTGGGCTGGGTCGATGCGCCGTTTCTTAAACGCTACCGAAAATGGGCCTTCCTGGGAGCGTTTCTCGTTGCGGCGATCCTGACGCCGACGCCCGATCCGTTCAATCAGTGCATCATGGCGCTGCCGATGTATTTCTTCTATGAAGTCGGCATCGTGAGCGCGGGCGTGTTCGGCAAGAAGCGTCCGGCTCAGGAGGCGCAGACCGTCACGAGCGTAGCGACGACTGGAACGAAACCGGTCGCGCCGATGCCGAAACCGGCGATGGCGGCGGAGGGCGAATATGTGGGGGTGCCCACGGCAGGGCACCGACGCTGA
- a CDS encoding MogA/MoaB family molybdenum cofactor biosynthesis protein, producing the protein MLKVALLVISSKVVSGQETDTGREELERMVRELPGTVAVYACVPDDRTAIREQLLKLCDSGEPDVVLTIGGTGVRQDDWAPEATRDVIEKEIPGIGEAMRMESLKKMRTAMLSRGTAGIRGSTLIVNLPGSPRGAKENLAVILPILDHTVEKIGKRHA; encoded by the coding sequence ATGTTGAAGGTGGCCCTGCTCGTCATCAGCAGCAAGGTTGTGTCCGGACAGGAAACCGATACGGGGCGGGAGGAACTGGAGCGGATGGTCAGGGAGTTGCCGGGGACGGTCGCCGTTTATGCCTGCGTACCGGACGACCGGACGGCTATCCGCGAGCAACTGCTCAAGCTCTGCGACAGCGGAGAGCCGGACGTCGTTCTGACGATCGGCGGAACCGGAGTCCGCCAGGACGATTGGGCGCCGGAAGCGACGCGAGACGTGATCGAAAAGGAAATTCCCGGCATCGGCGAGGCGATGCGAATGGAAAGCCTGAAAAAAATGCGGACGGCTATGCTGTCGCGTGGCACGGCCGGCATCAGGGGCTCGACGTTGATCGTCAATTTGCCGGGCAGTCCAAGGGGAGCCAAGGAAAACCTCGCCGTCATTTTGCCGATCCTGGACCACACGGTGGAGAAAATCGGGAAACGTCATGCGTAA
- a CDS encoding dolichyl-phosphate beta-glucosyltransferase, giving the protein MPVRHPSFLPDLSVIVPAYNEAARIFPSLHRLVRYLDRHGAPYEVLVVDDGSRDGTAAVVERFGAECQAVRLIRLPANQGKGAAVRKGMLEARGRLLLFTDADGATPIEELQRLEQAVIDGADLAIGSRTLASRDPRYTVRARWHRSVLGALFNMLVRRAGIVGIADTQCGFKLFRRSVAQDLFSVASINGYGFDLELLYVAQRRGYRIAEVPVNWADQPGSKVQVVRDGLRMVRDLFAIRRSDAQGRYAPAGSLPHAADVVLSHPGSPPS; this is encoded by the coding sequence ATGCCTGTGCGACATCCTTCGTTCCTCCCGGATCTTTCGGTCATTGTTCCGGCCTACAACGAAGCGGCGCGCATTTTCCCCTCCCTTCACCGTCTTGTGCGCTACCTCGACCGGCATGGCGCGCCTTACGAGGTTCTTGTGGTGGACGACGGCAGTCGGGATGGCACCGCGGCCGTGGTCGAACGTTTCGGCGCCGAGTGCCAGGCGGTCCGACTGATCCGGTTGCCGGCGAATCAAGGGAAGGGCGCGGCCGTGCGCAAGGGCATGCTGGAGGCCAGAGGCCGGCTGCTCCTGTTCACCGATGCGGACGGCGCGACCCCGATCGAAGAGCTTCAGCGGTTGGAACAGGCCGTGATCGACGGGGCCGATCTGGCCATCGGTTCCCGCACGCTCGCCTCCCGCGATCCGCGTTACACGGTTCGCGCGCGATGGCATCGCAGCGTGTTGGGGGCGCTCTTCAACATGCTGGTCCGGCGCGCGGGCATCGTCGGCATCGCCGACACCCAGTGCGGGTTCAAGTTGTTTCGGAGGTCCGTCGCCCAGGACCTGTTTTCGGTCGCCAGCATCAACGGGTATGGCTTCGACCTCGAACTGCTCTACGTCGCCCAACGCCGCGGCTATCGCATCGCGGAGGTTCCGGTCAACTGGGCTGATCAGCCGGGTTCGAAAGTCCAGGTCGTCCGCGACGGCCTTCGCATGGTGCGCGACCTCTTCGCCATCCGACGCAGCGACGCGCAGGGACGGTATGCCCCCGCCGGGTCGTTGCCGCACGCCGCCGACGTCGTGCTGAGCCATCCCGGCTCCCCGCCTTCTTAA